One window of the Cryptomeria japonica chromosome 7, Sugi_1.0, whole genome shotgun sequence genome contains the following:
- the LOC131074269 gene encoding RING-H2 finger protein ATL64 translates to MDHSGNDPNQNSSHGSRYDINSKIMIAAVIVLFTVVLFVFLLHLYARWFWRYSARISHRRRQSSRLRRRFYFAQEEDLHTVGLDKAVLEALPMFVYTAENFESGLECAVCLSEFAEKEKGRILPKCKHSFHIDCIDMWFYSHSTCPLCRASAQPEEDESAKIEEVRCGQLNLEEGQTSEGRISRALPQIVIEVPKRRNDSFSSVREDLSYSSPNGSAKSPPVCSHLRSLSRMLSRDREKKVFPDVESGEGGGAAAVAAVAAVQG, encoded by the coding sequence atggaTCACAGCGGAAATGATCCTAATCAGAATTCCTCTCACGGTAGCAGATACGACATTAACAGCAAAATCATGATTGCAGCGGTGATTGTTCTGTTTACAGTTGTTCTGTTCGTCTTTCTCTTACATCTCTACGCAAGGTGGTTTTGGAGATACTCTGCAAGAATTTCTCACAGGCGCCGCCAGAGTTCGAGGCTGCGCCGGCGGTTTTATTTCGCTCAGGAGGAAGATCTTCACACTGTGGGTTTGGACAAGGCGGTTTTGGAGGCCCTGCCTATGTTTGTGTACACGGCGGAGAATTTTGAAAGTGGTTTGGAATGCGCTGTTTGTCTTTCTGAATTTGCAGAGAAGGAAAAAGGCCGAATTTTGCCCAAATGCAAGCACTCCTTTCATATTGATTGTATTGATATGTGGTTTTACTCGCATTCCACTTGCCCTCTTTGCAGAGCCAGTGCACAGCCGGAAGAAGATGAGTCTGCTAAAATAGAGGAGGTTCGTTGTGGGCAATTAAATCTGGAGGAGGGCCAAACTAGCGAAGGGAGAATAAGCAGGGCTTTGCCTCAGATTGTTATTGAGGTGCCCAAACGGAGGAATGATAGTTTTTCGTCGGTGAGGGAGGATTTATCTTATTCTTCGCCAAATGGGTCTGCGAAATCTCCTCCTGTGTGTTCACATCTGCGCTCCCTGTCGAGAATGTTGAGCAGAGATAGAGAAAAAAAGGTTTTTCCTGATGTGGAAAGCGGAGAGGGAGGAGGAGCGGCGGCGGTGGCGGCGGTGGCGGCGGTGCAGGGGTAG